GTGGAGGCGCCGGCAACTGGCAAAGTCGCCGGCAAAaatgggcggcggcgtcggcgacaaAAGAGGCGGGCGAGGGTTGTTGTTGGATGGGGGAGGCCAATGTGCCACCGACCAGCGGGCCCGGGGGAGGAGAAGGCGAGAGTGCGCGCGCCCGTcgcgtgtccgcgccgacgcaaatccggctcaaaaTGGGCCAGGAATGGGTCGCCCGCGGACGAAAAGCGGACGCGCTTCCGTTTGGGTTGGCTCGTTGGGTCGCCTTTTGTGTCTGCGTCGATCCAAATAGATGGCGAtagacgaaatgggtcgcccattgaagttgctcttatagcatctccaacagccgcgccaAAAGGCGCACGCGCGCGGTAAACCGAGTCTTTTGGGCGCGCGGGACGTTTCGGCGCGCTCCAGCGGTAGCGGGAAAGTCGCGCGCGGGGGAACGGTTTGCGCGCGCGGGAAAAGGCGGCAGGTCGCGCGCTTTTTTTGGCGCACCGCTTCCGGCGCGCCTATAAAATGTGGCGCTCGCCACGCGCCTATTCCACAcgcttctcttcctcttccgctgcCACGCGCGCCTCCACCGCTTTCTCGGTTGCTTCCGCTGCCACGCGCGCCTCCACCGCTTCCTCGGTTGCTTCCGCTGCCACGCGCGCCACCGCTCCAGCGCcccgccaccatgccgccgcgccgccgaggAGCGTCGGGCTACCGCGGCGTCCGCCAGCGCCCCAACGGCGGGTTCTACTCGGAGATACGGTCCGGCCAACTCCGGCTCGGCCTCGGCACCTTCGAGACGGCgcacgaggccgcccgcgcgtacgacgcgtcTGCGTGGCGCCTAGGCAGGCCGCGCCAGCAGATGAACTTCCACGACATCCACACGCTGCAGCAGGCGCTGGACatcgccccgccgcctcgtctTCGCACGGCACAAGACCATGCGTATCACGCTGAGCGGCAGAACCGCCTCCTCGTCGCCCATGAGGACGAGCGGGTCATGGCGGAGTGGCGCCAGCAACACCCGGAGGACGTCACCTACGAGCAAGCCTACTGGGCAAGGCGCCGCGAGGAGGGGACGCAAAGGCGCCGCGCTGAGCGGTTGGACAGGCGTCGGCGGAAGGCCCTGGCGCTATCCCAGTGCGATGTCGTTGAGAATGGTGGTGAGACGATCTTTGCGTCTGATGATGATCGTTGGGAAGACATGTGGCTCGATACCTTGGATCAGACCAGCGAGGatggcgacgatgatgatgacgatgacgacgacgactGGGAGTAGGCTGTAGCTGCACTATCTAGTAGTTTTTATCTATATCCTTGCACTATCTAAATAGTTTTTATCTATCTATACTATGGAACTATGTAAAATATCTATGCATGTATCGTTATTTTCTACCTATgaattttattaaaaaaaaataTATGCACTGTTTAGCGCGCGCTGCATTTTAGCGCGGCCGCTGGAGCTACGCGCGCGCTCAATTTTGACGCATCCGTTGGAGCCACCGCTGCCGGCCGCGTCAAACCAGACGAACGGCGCGCGGCAAATGCCTTTTTTGCGCGCGGTGCGTTGCgtggctgttggagatgctcttagcttTGACATTTCGTCCAGAACCGGAGTATCATGATATGAGGTGTCCGCGGCGCGTCTAAAAATACCATGGTCTTGGACACATGTGGAATTGCGACAAATTTATGTGGGATGCGTGGGCTATCCAACAAAACCCACGTCCAATTCACATCAATCCACGTCTCCTCTAGGAAAATAAAAACTATCCACGTCACCCACACGCGGCCACGCCATGCAGCGACCAACATGGCGACTGGGCGGGGCAACTGGCAGCCGGAGGAGCGCCGGTAGCTCCGCCTCCACGCATCTTCCCACTACGCCGCGGCGGAGAAGGCGTCGCTCCCTCCGAATCCTGCGCGCTCTCGCGCGGATGGAAGAGAGAGTTCCGCCGGTGCCGCCGCTAGCTGCGCCCCCAGGACGAAACACAACGATGGGCTCAGGGTCAAAATGGTTCTTGCGACTTAACAGGCAGTCGATTCAGATTACAATCGGGTTTATGAGCACTGCCAATTGCATTAGCAGCATTCCCGATTTTGGTAAAAAAAAACAGTTCACGTACTGTAGATTCCGAGTTTGCAATGTGGAGCCACTCATGGAAACCAATCTGTAACCTTTAAACAGTCATGACCATTCACACAAAGAATGCGTGCAATCTAGAAGTTTTGTTTGCACCCTCGATTTCTCGAACAGGTCCGAGGCCCACATTCCAAGGTGCAATACAAGTTGGTAGTCTGCATCTGCAGTCCAGCGTCAGACGCTCATGACCATCCACGTTGTAGTGCTCGACAAGCTCTGCTTCGTTTTCTTCCGGAGTGTCTTGGCGCTGGTGTGTTCCACGCTCCGCAAGTTGGCAGGCAGCTCTTCCCGGATCTATTTAAGCAGGGCCATGCGATGCATTTCAGAGCCGTACACTCACGATCATCGTTGCAGGCGACGATGGCCGGTCATCGACAATCGCTGGCAGCGGCTTCTCTGAAGCTCCCAGCTCTTCTGCTTCTGTTGATCTTCAGCTTGAACTGTAAGTCCCCGATGCACCTGCGGGCTGCAGCTAACGAGATTTGTATCGTACAGAGTTATCATGAGAACTTCCAGGAGTTGATGCATGCTGTTACTGTTATCTTTGTAAAGGGGGGCATGCCGTCGCGCACTTCGATCCTGCAAACATGACGGAACTGCAGAAACATGTCTCCTTTTTCGACCGCAACAAGGATGGCTTCATCACTCCTGTGGAAACCATCCAAGGTGACTGTGCTTATTCAACAAATTAGGCAAGCTCTTTAATTTTTTTTTGGCGAGGAAATTAGGCAAGCTTATTACTTCAGTAGAATGTCATGCATATGCACTGCTTTTTCAAATGATGCATCTGAAGCTTCTAATCTTAGATTGAGGTACATGTGAAGAATAATACACCTTTTATTATAGTAGTATTTGATTTACTATGTATGTTCACAACTTCTTTATATTACCGTATTACATTTTTTTAATTAAGTGAAACATTACCCTCTTTTTCTTTTGCCACAATATCAGTCAATATGTTACGTAACTTTGCCAATGTTCAAAAGTGATTAATTGATCTCAAGCAAAATGCCAAAATTACATGCAAGACCATTTTCTGATAGCTTTCGGAGTTGTAACAAATGATAAAGCTTGTCTACAATTTCACATGGAATCCTACGTATAATAATTTATTTTTATTTGTATATATTAAACAAATCTTTGAGGTTGCAGGGTTTGTTGCAATCGGTTGCGAGTATGCATTTGCTACTGCTGCCTCAGCCTCCATTCATGGTGCCCTTGCTCCTCAAACAACCCCGGTAGCCCATCTGTCTTACACATACAGAAACATGTGGGCCTGCAGATAACTAATTCGGATGTGTTATGATGTCTTATTCAATTCAGGCTGGTACACCACTGCCTCACTTGACAATATACGTGGAGAATATCCACAAAGCTATGCATGGAAGTGATTCGGGTGTATACGATCCTAAAGGAAGGTAGTTAAAATCACTTGCTTTACCTGAGTGCATGTCCAGTTTCATATCTAGTAAAATCAGCCACGCATGCTGAAAATTGAAGGAAAAACAGTGGTGGCAGTAACTCGAATTTCTTTGGCTTTTGCTAATCTGTATGGAGTTTAACTTCAAATTTTATAAAAGTTCATCATCTCATAAACCATATGAAATTACATATATTTGCAATATTTATGACCATCTGTCAACCCAAAAATAATGAGATGGACCGCTCGCATTGCTCCTCGCGGGAGGCTAGGCGGAACCCTAGCTGCCGCCACCCCGACCCCTTCCTTCTCCTCACAGCATCGACCTCCTCATTTTATGGGGTGTAAATTATTTTATTCGGAACAACACATTTTTTCTAGAAAATAACAATGGTCAAATTGATGCTTTAGAGACCACATGCATCAATGCCTAAAGCTACTTATATTACAAATCAAAGGAATTATACGGCTATATAGCCATGGAGTCCTTTAGAAACATATATAGACATGCATAGTAGTATAAGTAACGGAAATTGCCTTTGGTGACCGAGCTCACTGGAGGCCTCcagattcaaaattcaaatttcatcaaaattcatatctttacatttcaaaaaaattctgagaaaaagtACAGATATACATGAAGGCATAACACACATGTGTGTAAAATTTCAGGGCAAAACACGTTGAAATGTGGGTTGTGCAAAAAATACAAATCGTGGATGTTtaacacatgatactattcatcctctcaggccatgaatttgtcttttttgtacagGTCGCATTTCAACATATTTCATCATGAAATTTCACACACATGTGGGTTACATCCTTAAATACACGtatatttttttcagaattttttgaaacaaaaaagtttgaatttgaatttttgaaaaataaaggcctccatggagctcggcctccaaaaCGCCATTCTCAAGTAACACCTACTGTTGTTTCTTACTTAGATATACATGAGTTGGTTTCGTAAAAAAATATGAGTTGGCTTTTGTCATTTGGTTTTATGATATACTTCCCTTTTTATTATGTTACTCTAGTGATGAAATGCTAATTTTTTTTGTGTGTTTTGAATTTGATTCAAGTTCATACATGTTCTAACATCACAAGCTGCAGGTTTCTTCCCCAAAAGTTTGAGGAATTATTCAAAACATATGCAATACTCCGACCAGATGCGTTGACACTTGCAGAGATGCATGCGATGCTCTTTGCTAAACGAGATCTAGACCCGATATCATGGTAAGTTTTTAGTCTACCAACTGTTTGTGAAAATTGCATTCTCGAAGTAGAATATCACATATAAATTTGGTTATAGTTTCCTTCAGAATAACTAGGAATTCAGTAAAGGGTACAATGATCGCTTAAGACTCTTTGAAGTTGCCTGAGACTACATTTTCTCTTATATTCTGCAGGGCGCCACCCGAGATAGAGTGGGGGCTATTATTCACGCTTGCAAGCGATTGGCTTGGATTTCTTCACAAGGACAGTGTTAGAGGTATATACGATGGAAGCGTGTTTACCAAGTTGGAGAAGAAATGGCACCCTTCTCAAAGTGATATATGATGAACTTGATGTAATGTGGGACCCACATACAAGCGACGGAGAAGGCCCAATTCGTCCACACCAGGAGTCCATGCCACTGCAAGCAACCACCAAATTTGAAATACGTATTGTATCTCTAGTTACCGTATTTAATACCCCCCTCcatctcaaaataagtgtcttaactCTAATACTACTTTAtattaaagttagtacaaagttgagacatttattttgggatggagggagtattagttTAGAGTAAGGGTTTGGATATGGAAAGGTTCGTCCCGAAGAAGGTTTTCCTACTATCTCCAAATTCAACTAGAGTTTTTTCTTTTCCTCCAAGTTGTAATTTGCTTTATAAGCCCTCCAGAGTCGATCAATACGATCACACAAGTTGAATACTTTTTCCTACCGTGTCTTCTCTCTCATGTGCCCCTTGTTATTATTACGCCCTAGGCGCCTATCCAGCCTCGTCCACCAGTTCACCACAACTACTGTTTGAAATATTTCTTACATGCGATATTGTGATGATAATATTTCTCTATGTATTTACGAGTTATTTTTATTGTCTTTGAACATCATCACTAAGATTCTTGAAGCAATTTTAGTTTCTCATATAAATTAGACAATGATAATATTTCTCTATGTATTTATGAGTTATTTGTATTGTCTTTGAACATCATCACTAACATTCTTGAAGCAATTTTAGTTTCTCATATAAATTAGACAATAATTTCTTTTAGAATAATTTCAAAGGAATTCAGTAAATGGGTGCAATAATCATATAAGGATCTTTGAAGTTGTCCCAGTCTGCATTTTCTCTTATATTTGTAGGGCGCCACCGGGGTAGAGTGGGGGCTAATATTCACACTGGCAAGTGATAGGCTTGAATTTCTACACAAGGACAATGTTATCGGGTATACATGATGGAAGGTCATTTAccaagaaggagaagaagaggaatcCTTCTTGATGTGATATGTGATGAACTTGATGTAATGTGGGAGAGGGGGTGGAACATACCAGTGATGGAATAGGCGCAATCCGACCACACTAGGAATTTAGGTCGCTCTAGGTAACCCACCAATTTGAGATGTGTACTATATCTCTAGTTATCCTAGACAATATTAGTTTGGAGCAAGAGTTTAGATATGGAAAGGTTGAATGTTTTCCTGCTATCTCCAAATTATGTTAGAGTTGTTTTTTAGTCAATGTTGTAATTGGCTTTATAAGCCCTCCCTGTTGATCTATACAATTATGCAAGTTGAGTTTATCTCGCCACCTCATCGTCTCTCTCCTCTATCCCTTGCTGCTATCGTGATACACACAACTATTCAAGATGTGTCGTAAACAGAAGCCACACTCGCGTGTTGACACGACTACTACCACAGCTCTAACCCAACACCCTAGTAACCAAGCTAGTGACCGTTTTGGTACTAGACTTGGTGATCTCACTGTGACTAGGACCATGTTCTATGATTTGAGGTCTCCGTTAATAAATAttcaacatatctataatttttgttaaGTTCTTGCTATATCCGGGTCATTTGTATATAAttgttgtttttgtttttgtgcaTAGGAAAAATTATATATTCCAGGACCAAAAAAGTAAACATATGCTACCTAAAAGAAGCACCATGAGATCAGTTGGGCCAAAATAGACTAGGGAGTGTGAGCCAGGGGCCCACAC
The Aegilops tauschii subsp. strangulata cultivar AL8/78 chromosome 3, Aet v6.0, whole genome shotgun sequence genome window above contains:
- the LOC109764694 gene encoding uncharacterized protein, whose protein sequence is MPPRRRGASGYRGVRQRPNGGFYSEIRSGQLRLGLGTFETAHEAARAYDASAWRLGRPRQQMNFHDIHTLQQALDIAPPPRLRTAQDHAYHAERQNRLLVAHEDERVMAEWRQQHPEDVTYEQAYWARRREEGTQRRRAERLDRRRRKALALSQCDVVENGGETIFASDDDRWEDMWLDTLDQTSEDGDDDDDDDDDDWE
- the LOC109764686 gene encoding probable peroxygenase 4, with protein sequence MHFRAVHSRSSLQATMAGHRQSLAAASLKLPALLLLLIFSLNWGHAVAHFDPANMTELQKHVSFFDRNKDGFITPVETIQGFVAIGCEYAFATAASASIHGALAPQTTPAGTPLPHLTIYVENIHKAMHGSDSGVYDPKGRFLPQKFEELFKTYAILRPDALTLAEMHAMLFAKRDLDPISWAPPEIEWGLLFTLASDWLGFLHKDSVRGIYDGSVFTKLEKKWHPSQSDI